One region of Chitinivorax sp. B genomic DNA includes:
- a CDS encoding ABC transporter substrate-binding protein, which produces MIRRWLVGVLLLATAASQAAPVRIVVLGGALTEVVYALGGGTQVVGVDQSSRYPVVARSLPQVGYYRNFSAEGVITLKPDLVILSDHAGPPVAVQQLKAAGLHMLSLSSEPDRQALRERLLGVGKALERDAEARQKLDEIEQRLDLLSQQVAKDRQTKPRVLFLMARGGTPQSAGQDTIANRMIELAGGVNAISGFDGYRPLSLESVLAAKPDWIVTTTMSADAMGGVARIQALPGVALTPAAREKRILVFDDLFLLGFGPRVAEAVAELRKAWRSTPVVASSQ; this is translated from the coding sequence ATGATACGGCGTTGGTTGGTGGGGGTGTTGCTGCTGGCCACGGCAGCCTCTCAGGCAGCACCAGTGCGCATCGTCGTGCTGGGTGGCGCGCTGACTGAAGTGGTCTATGCATTGGGTGGTGGTACACAGGTAGTTGGTGTAGATCAGTCTAGCCGCTATCCGGTTGTGGCCAGATCGTTGCCACAGGTTGGGTATTACCGCAATTTCTCGGCAGAGGGGGTGATCACACTGAAGCCGGATTTGGTCATTCTGTCCGATCATGCAGGGCCGCCAGTCGCGGTGCAGCAGCTGAAGGCCGCGGGACTTCACATGCTGTCATTGTCTTCGGAGCCTGATCGACAGGCGTTGCGCGAACGGTTACTGGGGGTCGGCAAGGCATTGGAGCGGGATGCTGAAGCAAGGCAAAAGTTGGATGAGATTGAACAGAGGTTGGATCTACTCTCGCAACAGGTAGCGAAAGATCGTCAGACCAAACCGCGCGTGCTGTTTTTGATGGCGCGGGGTGGCACACCGCAATCCGCAGGGCAGGATACGATTGCCAATCGCATGATCGAACTGGCGGGTGGGGTGAATGCCATTTCCGGCTTTGACGGCTATAGACCGTTGTCGTTGGAGTCGGTATTGGCCGCGAAGCCAGACTGGATTGTCACCACCACCATGAGCGCCGACGCCATGGGTGGCGTTGCCCGCATCCAGGCTTTGCCTGGCGTTGCATTAACACCTGCCGCACGAGAGAAGCGCATTCTGGTATTCGACGATCTGTTTCTGCTGGGTTTCGGTCCACGGGTGGCGGAGGCTGTTGCCGAGCTGCGCAAGGCATGGCGAAGTACGCCGGTTGTGGCTAGCAGTCAATAA
- a CDS encoding TonB-dependent hemoglobin/transferrin/lactoferrin family receptor yields MVVVRWGVVCAMALTPMAQAVESIGETVYVVGRVPQQALQTTATVSSMNRTVLDQQLVENVADMLRFEPGVTAINAAGRYGLSGFNIRGLEGNRVLVMLDGVRTPDEFSFGPLFRTNRNTVDLDSLSNVEILRGTGSTQYGSDALAGVIAYRTLEPVDLLTGQQNLGLRVKSSYASADRGKHLSVAGVARTDAGEFLLQVGIRRGHEMDNQGREDVPGTLRTTPNPQDTRSGNILAKYRLNIATGHKLGFTVDASRTEVETNVQTDLSATVLASRGDDEQQRRRFAAEYWFEGNGGGLIDRANLRLYRQTGKADQHTERSQVTPGGQSWWRDSRIEQRTNGFSGQVESWVGQGALKQQILVGMDGWRTESDEVRDGGQCDPVRCSAPNTRGFPVRDFPKTEVTQWGVFAQDQLSFDQWRITPALRWDRYQLKPRVDSLFAGGDTAVSLTDHAVSPKLSAAYQLTPSAMAYVQYAHGFRAPSYVELNNGFTNLAHGYASIGNPSLKPETSRGVEAGFKWSTQTAQLAFAAYQNRYRDFIEQTTLACPGDPRCAAPMTFININIGRARIRGAELKGHWQFASQWQLRGSIAQARGEDQTSGQPLNTVLPTSGMVGVQYRAGDQWGGLLVSQFAGKKKRVSDQVLFQPPGYGVLDLTAFYRINKSLILNAGVFNLTDKRYWHAADVALERADNRAIDRFTQSGRHVSASLTWRL; encoded by the coding sequence ATGGTAGTAGTGCGTTGGGGCGTGGTGTGTGCAATGGCATTGACACCAATGGCACAGGCAGTCGAATCAATTGGTGAAACTGTTTATGTGGTCGGGCGCGTGCCGCAGCAAGCTTTACAGACCACTGCAACGGTATCGTCAATGAACCGCACCGTACTGGATCAGCAGTTGGTCGAGAACGTGGCCGATATGCTGCGTTTCGAACCCGGCGTGACGGCTATCAATGCAGCCGGGCGGTATGGTTTGTCTGGCTTCAATATCCGAGGCCTGGAGGGCAATCGGGTGCTAGTCATGCTGGATGGCGTTCGTACACCGGATGAATTCAGCTTTGGTCCACTGTTCCGTACCAATCGCAATACGGTGGATCTGGATAGCCTGAGTAACGTGGAAATTCTGCGTGGGACCGGTTCTACCCAATATGGCTCAGATGCATTGGCCGGTGTGATCGCTTATCGCACGCTCGAACCAGTTGATCTGCTGACCGGGCAGCAAAACCTGGGTCTGCGAGTAAAGAGCAGCTATGCCAGCGCAGATCGAGGCAAGCATTTGTCAGTGGCTGGGGTTGCTCGTACTGACGCTGGCGAGTTCTTGCTGCAGGTGGGCATCCGCCGTGGTCATGAAATGGATAATCAAGGGCGTGAAGATGTGCCTGGTACCCTACGCACCACACCCAATCCACAAGATACCCGTAGCGGCAATATATTGGCCAAGTATCGATTGAATATCGCAACAGGCCACAAACTGGGCTTTACTGTGGATGCCAGCCGTACCGAAGTCGAGACGAATGTGCAAACCGACTTGTCTGCAACTGTGTTGGCCAGTCGGGGTGATGATGAGCAGCAGCGCCGCCGGTTTGCTGCAGAGTATTGGTTTGAGGGCAATGGTGGTGGATTGATCGACCGTGCTAATTTGCGCCTGTATCGCCAGACCGGAAAGGCTGATCAACATACCGAGCGTAGTCAGGTGACGCCGGGTGGTCAGTCTTGGTGGCGCGACAGTCGTATCGAACAACGCACCAACGGTTTCAGTGGTCAGGTTGAATCCTGGGTCGGACAAGGAGCACTGAAGCAGCAGATTCTGGTCGGGATGGATGGCTGGCGCACTGAAAGTGACGAAGTGCGTGATGGTGGACAATGCGACCCGGTGCGTTGTAGTGCGCCAAATACCCGCGGTTTCCCGGTACGAGATTTCCCGAAAACTGAAGTAACACAATGGGGCGTGTTTGCGCAGGATCAGCTGTCGTTTGACCAATGGCGTATTACCCCAGCATTGCGCTGGGATCGGTATCAGCTAAAACCGAGGGTTGATAGTTTGTTTGCAGGGGGTGATACCGCTGTGTCGCTGACTGATCATGCTGTGTCGCCCAAGTTGTCAGCGGCCTATCAGCTGACACCGTCTGCCATGGCTTATGTGCAATATGCTCATGGTTTCCGCGCACCTAGCTATGTCGAATTGAACAACGGTTTTACCAATCTGGCACATGGTTATGCCTCTATCGGTAATCCATCGTTGAAGCCGGAAACCAGTCGCGGTGTGGAAGCTGGCTTCAAGTGGAGTACCCAGACCGCCCAGCTCGCTTTTGCGGCCTATCAGAACCGTTACCGCGACTTTATCGAACAGACCACACTAGCTTGCCCAGGCGATCCTCGTTGCGCTGCACCGATGACGTTTATCAACATCAATATCGGACGTGCCCGTATTCGTGGTGCAGAGCTGAAAGGCCATTGGCAATTTGCGTCGCAATGGCAACTGCGTGGCAGCATCGCTCAGGCCCGTGGTGAAGATCAGACCAGTGGCCAGCCGCTCAACACCGTGTTGCCGACCAGTGGCATGGTGGGTGTGCAGTATCGTGCGGGTGATCAATGGGGTGGTTTGCTAGTCAGCCAGTTTGCCGGCAAGAAGAAGCGTGTCAGCGATCAGGTACTGTTCCAGCCCCCAGGTTACGGTGTATTGGACCTGACTGCGTTCTATCGCATCAATAAGTCACTCATATTGAATGCTGGCGTTTTCAACCTGACAGACAAACGTTATTGGCATGCTGCCGATGTAGCACTGGAGCGTGCGGACAACCGTGCGATTGATCGCTTTACCCAATCTGGTCGCCACGTGTCTGCCAGCCTGACTTGGCGGCTTTGA
- a CDS encoding ChuX/HutX family heme-like substrate-binding protein, with amino-acid sequence MTSQDNPLYAAWQALCEQEPKLRIREAASRLGVNEAALVDAQCGVQATRLVGDLRALFKQLGSLGDVMALTRNDFCVHERHGTYLNIQAEGMIGLTLGDDIDLRVFFSQWRHAFAVEEPGQSGPRRSLQFFDARGMALHKVYLTEHSDVSAYQEIRQQYAVTASDRIELDTTPVIAERLDVEVDVATLRNKWLALKDTHDFFSMLKSLALPRLTALRHAGGDLACEVSYDAVERVLHWAAETATDIMVFVGNPGMVQIHTGKVQRLLRTGPWFNVLDERFSMHLNTTAIASSWVVSKPTVDGWVTSLELYDVQGGLIVQLFGKRKPGLPELPDWRAMLLDLIPAEETA; translated from the coding sequence ATGACATCACAAGACAACCCGCTTTATGCCGCATGGCAAGCCCTATGTGAACAAGAGCCGAAATTGCGTATTCGAGAAGCCGCCAGCCGATTGGGCGTGAACGAGGCTGCGCTTGTGGATGCACAGTGTGGAGTACAGGCGACGCGATTGGTGGGTGATTTACGTGCGCTGTTCAAGCAGTTGGGGAGTTTGGGCGATGTCATGGCATTGACCCGTAACGATTTCTGTGTCCACGAAAGGCACGGTACCTATCTCAATATTCAGGCCGAAGGCATGATCGGCCTGACCTTGGGGGACGATATCGATCTGCGGGTATTTTTCAGTCAATGGCGACATGCTTTTGCTGTGGAAGAGCCCGGTCAATCCGGTCCACGCCGCAGTCTGCAGTTCTTTGATGCTCGTGGTATGGCGCTACACAAGGTCTATCTTACCGAGCACAGCGATGTGTCCGCTTATCAGGAAATACGACAGCAGTATGCGGTGACGGCCAGTGACCGAATCGAGCTGGATACGACACCTGTAATTGCCGAGCGACTGGATGTCGAGGTGGACGTGGCAACGTTGCGCAACAAATGGTTGGCATTGAAGGATACACATGACTTCTTCAGTATGCTGAAATCACTGGCGTTGCCCAGGCTGACGGCATTGCGTCATGCAGGTGGCGATTTGGCGTGCGAGGTCAGCTACGATGCTGTGGAGCGAGTGCTGCACTGGGCTGCTGAGACAGCAACGGACATCATGGTGTTTGTTGGTAATCCTGGCATGGTGCAAATCCATACAGGCAAGGTACAGCGGCTGCTTCGTACTGGACCCTGGTTCAACGTGCTGGATGAACGCTTCAGCATGCACCTGAATACCACTGCTATTGCCAGTAGCTGGGTTGTCAGCAAGCCTACTGTCGATGGCTGGGTGACCTCATTGGAGTTGTATGATGTGCAAGGTGGCCTGATCGTCCAACTTTTCGGCAAGCGCAAGCCAGGGCTGCCGGAACTGCCGGACTGGCGAGCCATGTTGTTGGATTTGATCCCGGCTGAGGAGACGGCATGA
- a CDS encoding iron ABC transporter permease: protein MTDHALPSTRPTLPWPPSLWLAILLALLIATCLLAAVVGAVGVPLSSLLAGMTGQRGEDAELARTVLLQIRLPRIALAIGCGVALAVSGCVMQSLFRNPLADPGLLGVSSGAALGATVTIALGFAGVYTLPFAAFVGALGSTSLVMLIGKLQPNRGSLALLLAGIAVNAINTSMMGTFTYMAGDEALRSIVFWSLGSLGGATWQSAALLMPAALLLAGFILHDWRALNALLLGEAEAWHAGFDVPRIRRRLVLLVALLVGIAVALCGAIGFVGLVVPHLMRLLLGGNHRWLLPASALAGAMLLLFADAVARTVIAPAELPIGLLTSLIGGPFFLWLMVKGNR, encoded by the coding sequence ATGACTGACCACGCTTTGCCTTCCACCCGTCCTACTTTACCCTGGCCGCCTTCACTGTGGTTGGCCATTTTGCTGGCACTGCTGATTGCCACCTGTCTACTGGCTGCCGTTGTTGGCGCTGTTGGTGTTCCTTTGTCATCGCTTCTGGCTGGCATGACCGGGCAGCGAGGTGAGGATGCTGAATTGGCCAGAACCGTTCTGTTGCAGATCCGTTTGCCGAGAATCGCCTTGGCAATCGGCTGCGGTGTTGCATTGGCCGTATCCGGCTGTGTCATGCAGTCGCTATTTCGCAATCCCCTGGCGGACCCTGGGTTATTGGGTGTGTCCAGCGGGGCTGCATTGGGAGCCACGGTTACCATTGCCTTGGGTTTCGCCGGGGTTTATACCTTGCCTTTCGCGGCATTTGTCGGTGCATTGGGTTCTACTTCGCTGGTCATGCTGATTGGCAAGTTGCAACCGAACCGTGGATCGCTGGCCTTATTGTTGGCAGGGATCGCTGTCAACGCGATCAATACAAGCATGATGGGCACGTTTACTTACATGGCTGGGGATGAAGCGTTACGCAGCATCGTGTTCTGGTCCCTTGGCAGCTTGGGTGGTGCCACATGGCAAAGTGCCGCATTGTTGATGCCTGCAGCCTTGTTATTGGCTGGTTTCATTTTGCACGACTGGCGGGCGCTGAATGCCTTGTTGTTGGGTGAAGCCGAAGCTTGGCACGCCGGATTCGATGTCCCGCGAATTCGGCGCCGGCTGGTATTGCTGGTGGCATTGTTGGTGGGTATTGCAGTGGCACTATGTGGGGCGATCGGCTTTGTTGGTTTGGTGGTGCCACACCTGATGCGCTTGTTATTGGGCGGTAACCATAGATGGTTACTGCCAGCATCGGCTTTGGCTGGGGCCATGTTATTGTTGTTTGCCGATGCTGTGGCACGCACGGTGATTGCGCCAGCTGAATTGCCGATTGGCTTGTTGACCAGTCTGATTGGCGGCCCGTTTTTCTTGTGGTTGATGGTCAAAGGAAATCGCTAA
- a CDS encoding glutathione peroxidase, with amino-acid sequence MTTSLYDLAATSLTGKEVSIGEFKDKVLLIVNTASKCGFTPQYEGLEKLHKDYAAKGLVVLGFPCNQFGSQEPGSENDIAEFCQVNYGVSFPMFAKIDVNGENAHPLYQFLKSSAPGIFGLEGIKWNFTKFLVDRSGKVVDRFAPTTKPEDIAGDIEKLL; translated from the coding sequence ATGACCACATCTCTCTATGATCTCGCTGCAACATCACTGACTGGCAAAGAAGTCTCGATTGGTGAATTCAAGGATAAGGTGTTGTTGATTGTCAATACGGCCAGCAAGTGTGGTTTTACACCGCAATATGAAGGTCTGGAAAAGCTTCATAAGGACTACGCAGCCAAGGGCTTGGTCGTGCTTGGTTTTCCCTGCAATCAATTTGGTTCACAAGAGCCTGGTAGTGAGAATGATATTGCCGAGTTCTGCCAAGTTAACTATGGCGTGTCTTTTCCAATGTTCGCCAAAATTGACGTCAATGGCGAAAACGCACACCCCCTCTACCAATTCCTGAAATCCTCTGCCCCAGGGATCTTTGGCTTGGAAGGTATCAAATGGAACTTCACCAAATTTCTGGTGGATCGTTCTGGCAAGGTGGTTGACCGTTTTGCGCCGACAACCAAGCCCGAGGATATTGCTGGAGATATTGAGAAACTGCTGTAA
- a CDS encoding MarR family transcriptional regulator, whose amino-acid sequence MSQENGETADLLLDQQLCFALYAASRAMVQSYQPFLAPLSLTYPQYLVMLVLWEQDGLSVKQIGERLYLDSGTLTPLLKRLATVGYVARQRSTDDERHVVIRLTETGRALRRKAAAMRADMTCQHGHQLSVAKGLKTTLTDLLAQMRSMKSGNAD is encoded by the coding sequence ATGTCACAAGAAAACGGTGAAACGGCCGATCTTCTGCTGGATCAGCAATTGTGTTTTGCGCTTTATGCTGCATCTCGAGCCATGGTGCAATCCTACCAGCCGTTTTTGGCACCCCTGAGTCTGACCTATCCACAGTATCTGGTCATGTTGGTGCTGTGGGAGCAGGATGGTTTGAGTGTCAAGCAGATCGGCGAGCGTCTGTACCTGGATTCTGGCACTTTGACACCATTGCTGAAACGTTTGGCGACAGTAGGGTATGTAGCCCGCCAACGATCAACGGATGATGAGCGCCATGTTGTCATCCGTTTGACCGAGACGGGCAGGGCTTTACGTCGAAAAGCCGCCGCCATGCGTGCCGACATGACTTGCCAACATGGGCACCAGTTATCAGTAGCCAAAGGACTTAAAACAACGTTAACTGACCTGTTGGCGCAAATGCGTTCAATGAAAAGCGGAAACGCAGATTGA
- a CDS encoding heme ABC transporter ATP-binding protein — protein MLQAEQLILRRGGRYVLQNVNLTVAPGRVLALLGPNGAGKSTLLSILAGTLQPDEGTVTLDGQSLTNFRADQLARHRAMLAQQTRLDFPLSVSEVVAMGCYCHPPVQRGNEATIVQQALAMADVTAFAARQFIALSGGEQRRVQLARVLAQLLGADCNPRYLLLDEPTAGLDPSHQLQVLQLACQLARQQGFGMVLVLHELNLAAQYADEVLLLNQGQIAAYGSPCDVLTPERLAAVYQIDADWVTHPRSKQPYIVY, from the coding sequence ATGTTGCAAGCCGAACAACTGATCTTGCGTCGTGGTGGCCGCTACGTTTTGCAGAACGTCAACCTGACCGTCGCCCCGGGCCGTGTCCTGGCGTTGCTGGGGCCAAATGGTGCCGGTAAGTCTACATTGCTGTCCATTTTGGCGGGTACACTTCAGCCTGATGAAGGAACGGTGACATTGGATGGTCAATCGCTGACAAACTTCCGGGCCGACCAGTTGGCCCGTCATCGGGCCATGTTGGCGCAGCAGACGCGGCTCGATTTTCCGTTGAGTGTCAGCGAGGTGGTGGCGATGGGCTGCTACTGCCATCCACCTGTACAGCGAGGCAATGAAGCCACAATTGTCCAACAAGCATTAGCCATGGCGGATGTCACTGCTTTCGCGGCAAGACAATTCATCGCTTTATCTGGAGGTGAACAACGCAGGGTGCAATTGGCTCGGGTATTGGCACAATTGCTAGGCGCAGACTGCAACCCCCGATATCTGTTGCTGGACGAACCCACCGCAGGACTGGACCCCAGCCATCAATTGCAAGTGCTGCAGCTGGCCTGCCAATTGGCCAGACAACAAGGGTTCGGCATGGTATTGGTACTGCACGAACTGAATCTGGCCGCGCAGTATGCAGACGAAGTCCTGCTATTGAACCAAGGTCAGATTGCGGCCTATGGCTCTCCTTGCGACGTGCTGACACCGGAACGTCTGGCTGCGGTCTATCAGATTGATGCCGATTGGGTGACGCATCCGCGTAGCAAGCAACCTTATATCGTGTATTGA